Proteins encoded within one genomic window of Halorussus salilacus:
- a CDS encoding DUF5804 family protein, whose amino-acid sequence MTRVCLVGSAGVDLRTELVSRETAREALSTYDLREPFDNSLALETISLGSAVALLNDLNWYLVRFADDALVLEPSVSETEWLSRDLAAAVRDGAVDPETTDEYLKVYGLTEDGELVEPMFLTRRDGEMPDYDLRDVADTVVVRVTESEFGG is encoded by the coding sequence GTGACTCGGGTCTGTCTCGTCGGGTCGGCGGGCGTCGACCTGCGCACCGAACTCGTCTCGCGGGAGACCGCCCGCGAGGCGCTGTCGACCTACGACCTCCGCGAGCCGTTCGACAACTCGCTCGCGCTCGAAACCATCAGCCTCGGCTCAGCCGTCGCGTTGCTGAACGACCTCAACTGGTACCTCGTCCGGTTCGCCGACGACGCGCTCGTGCTGGAACCCAGCGTCAGCGAGACCGAGTGGCTGTCCCGGGACCTCGCGGCGGCGGTCCGCGACGGCGCGGTCGACCCCGAGACGACCGACGAGTACCTCAAGGTCTACGGCCTGACCGAGGACGGCGAGCTGGTCGAGCCGATGTTCCTGACCCGCCGCGACGGCGAGATGCCCGACTACGACCTGCGCGACGTTGCGGATACGGTGGTCGTGCGCGTCACCGAGTCGGAGTTCGGCGGGTAG
- a CDS encoding carboxylate--amine ligase — protein MADTFRSFEGLRGALADAEFDRPPALVANAHVTGLSVARALKARDVPVIAIDRNEKGVAPYSEAVDFAGRVTYPLDDEDGFREDVEALAAELDREPVAFGCMDEWVHAFSRTDPEGVRLPFADRDTVNAVLDKESLYAVAEELGVPYPETYRIAETDPGETGGESGPEPRRDSVAAEEAADRLEFPFVLKPALKRKFEEAVGTNVIEVGDRAEFLDVVENARREGIRVMAQEKVPTVRGEDHSLASYVPEDGDPVSVVGNAKVRYPLGYGTSCVVERADAPEIEENALAVLDETGYHGISEAEFVYDGAREEYVLLDVNTRPWKWISMPVQAGANLPLAAYSDAVGEKYEPDDPRDATWVYLADYLNLLGSDPTFTDVLGRSEWLSLLSGEFETRPDLVTGVYRPSDPGPAYQLLRTEFGTQEYYCSC, from the coding sequence TTCGACCGCCCGCCAGCGCTCGTGGCCAACGCCCACGTCACCGGCTTGAGCGTGGCGCGCGCGCTGAAGGCCCGCGACGTGCCCGTGATCGCCATCGACCGCAACGAGAAGGGGGTCGCGCCCTACTCCGAGGCGGTGGACTTCGCGGGCCGGGTGACCTACCCGCTCGACGACGAGGACGGATTCCGCGAGGACGTGGAGGCGCTCGCGGCCGAACTGGACCGCGAGCCGGTCGCGTTCGGGTGCATGGACGAGTGGGTCCACGCGTTCTCTCGGACCGACCCCGAGGGCGTCCGGCTCCCGTTCGCCGACCGCGACACCGTCAACGCCGTGCTTGACAAGGAGTCGCTGTACGCCGTCGCCGAGGAACTGGGCGTTCCGTACCCCGAGACGTACCGCATCGCCGAGACCGACCCCGGAGAGACGGGCGGCGAGTCGGGCCCGGAGCCCCGCCGCGACAGCGTCGCCGCCGAGGAGGCCGCCGACCGCCTGGAGTTCCCGTTCGTCCTCAAGCCTGCCCTCAAGCGGAAGTTCGAGGAGGCGGTCGGCACGAACGTGATCGAGGTCGGAGACCGCGCGGAGTTCCTCGACGTGGTCGAGAACGCCCGCCGGGAGGGAATCCGCGTGATGGCTCAGGAGAAGGTCCCGACCGTTCGGGGCGAGGACCACTCGCTGGCCTCCTACGTCCCCGAGGACGGCGACCCGGTGAGCGTCGTGGGCAACGCGAAGGTCCGGTATCCGCTGGGCTACGGCACGTCGTGCGTGGTCGAGCGCGCCGACGCCCCCGAAATCGAGGAGAACGCGCTGGCGGTCCTCGACGAGACGGGCTACCACGGCATCAGCGAGGCCGAGTTCGTCTACGACGGCGCTCGGGAGGAGTACGTCCTGCTCGACGTGAACACCCGGCCGTGGAAGTGGATATCGATGCCGGTGCAGGCGGGCGCGAACCTCCCGCTCGCGGCCTACAGCGACGCAGTGGGTGAGAAGTACGAACCAGACGACCCCAGAGACGCGACGTGGGTGTACCTCGCCGACTACCTCAATCTGCTCGGGAGCGACCCGACGTTCACCGACGTGCTGGGTCGCTCGGAGTGGCTCTCGCTACTCTCGGGCGAGTTCGAGACGCGTCCAGACCTCGTGACCGGCGTGTACCGGCCCTCCGACCCCGGCCCGGCCTACCAGCTCCTGCGGACCGAGTTCGGGACGCAGGAGTACTACTGCTCCTGCTGA